Proteins encoded in a region of the Sphingomonas jaspsi DSM 18422 genome:
- a CDS encoding Tim44/TimA family putative adaptor protein, with the protein MTAIIVLALVALFIGLQLYRVLGERTGHEQQPILKPTEPDALDKRVEPTPQSVPAAVRPVSDPDDYAYLPLAGAGVRAILAADPSFDVARFLEGAKGAYRLILESFWKGDAAALRPYVDGHVYETFAAAIDEQKKQGLTIDNRLVAVEQAVIVAAELEHRVAMVTVRFEADIAAVTRNADGDVVAGSLSDAVQTRDRWTFRRDLSTNDPNWILVETDEEE; encoded by the coding sequence TTGACTGCCATTATCGTCCTTGCGCTCGTCGCGCTCTTCATCGGCCTGCAGCTGTACCGCGTGCTGGGCGAACGCACGGGCCATGAGCAGCAGCCGATCCTGAAGCCGACCGAGCCCGATGCCTTGGACAAGCGCGTCGAACCGACGCCCCAGTCGGTGCCTGCCGCGGTTCGTCCGGTGTCCGATCCCGACGACTATGCCTATCTGCCCCTCGCCGGTGCCGGCGTTCGCGCCATTCTTGCGGCCGATCCGTCGTTCGACGTGGCGCGCTTCCTCGAAGGTGCCAAGGGGGCCTATCGCCTGATCCTCGAATCCTTCTGGAAGGGCGATGCAGCAGCGCTACGTCCCTACGTCGACGGCCATGTCTACGAGACGTTCGCTGCGGCGATCGATGAACAGAAGAAGCAGGGCCTGACCATCGACAACCGGCTGGTTGCGGTCGAGCAGGCCGTCATCGTCGCCGCCGAGCTTGAGCATCGCGTCGCCATGGTCACCGTACGGTTCGAGGCGGATATCGCCGCCGTGACCCGTAATGCCGACGGCGACGTGGTTGCTGGGTCGCTGTCCGACGCGGTCCAGACCCGCGATCGCTGGACCTTCCGCCGCGACCTGTCGACCAACGATCCCAACTGGATCCTGGTCGAGACCGACGAAGAAGAGTGA
- the secB gene encoding protein-export chaperone SecB: MAEQDPITPAPENNGDDAPQAATIAHYVKDLSAESPSAPTVFQWTEQAAIDVQFGINGTKVADDVHEVVMKIDVKATSAQGTHFIVDLSYGGLFAFRNIPEEALPPFLLAEAPRLMFPFARQVVANAIQHMGFPPLLLEPVDFGAAFAAQLEAEQTAQAADQPGGAGEPPVGNA, translated from the coding sequence ATGGCCGAACAGGACCCGATTACCCCCGCTCCCGAAAACAATGGCGACGACGCGCCGCAGGCGGCGACCATCGCGCATTATGTGAAGGACCTGTCGGCGGAAAGCCCGTCGGCCCCGACCGTCTTTCAGTGGACGGAACAGGCCGCGATCGACGTCCAGTTCGGCATCAACGGCACCAAGGTCGCCGACGACGTCCACGAAGTCGTGATGAAGATCGACGTCAAGGCGACCTCGGCGCAGGGCACGCACTTCATCGTCGACCTCAGCTACGGCGGCCTGTTCGCCTTCCGCAACATTCCGGAAGAAGCGCTGCCGCCTTTCCTGCTGGCCGAAGCGCCGCGCCTGATGTTCCCGTTTGCGCGCCAGGTTGTCGCCAACGCCATCCAGCACATGGGCTTCCCGCCTCTGCTGCTTGAACCGGTCGACTTCGGTGCCGCCTTCGCGGCGCAGCTTGAAGCCGAACAGACCGCCCAGGCTGCCGACCAGCCGGGCGGCGCGGGCGAACCGCCCGTCGGCAACGCCTAA
- the murJ gene encoding murein biosynthesis integral membrane protein MurJ, whose amino-acid sequence MAKQGMNLVKATGTIGGLTLVSRVAGFGREMLMSRVMGASWQADAFFIAFRLPNTFRRLFGEGAFSAGFVPLYAQRLQGPEGEEGAKKFSEEVLAVFAPTLILFTLFFQLIMPLFVAAISGYHGEKLALATFLTRITFPYLILISLVSLFSGILNSLSRFTAAAFAPALLNVAMLAALILDRRGGEGTATTLAIAVTLGGVLQLGLLILACARAGIVLKWRRPRVTPGVRQFVKVVIPATLGAGVYQISAFIDTFFLARIGTGAQSYFNYADRLNQLPLGVIGAAVGTAILPQVSRFIGAGDPKEAAHVQGRAMELAMLLCIPAAVALAITAGPLASALFQGGRFTAADAQLTGITLSIIVMGLPAYVLVKVLTPGFYARQDTATPVKTAIVTLVANVVLNFVLIHLYGIAGLAAAMASCAWLNCLLLYVILHRRGHFTIEGWLATRIFKQLLAGAAMGAVLWLVQTSLPGFFTGSAGHRLLGVAALVGSGMAVYFPMVWLIGGMDKEDINALLRRRGKKGSDSV is encoded by the coding sequence ATGGCCAAGCAGGGCATGAACCTGGTAAAGGCCACCGGCACGATCGGTGGCCTGACCCTCGTCAGTCGCGTCGCCGGCTTCGGCCGCGAAATGCTGATGAGCCGCGTGATGGGCGCAAGCTGGCAGGCGGACGCCTTTTTCATCGCGTTCCGCCTGCCCAACACCTTCCGCCGCCTGTTCGGCGAAGGCGCATTCAGCGCAGGCTTCGTGCCGCTCTACGCGCAGCGGCTCCAGGGGCCGGAAGGCGAAGAGGGCGCGAAGAAATTTTCCGAAGAGGTGCTGGCGGTATTCGCACCGACGCTGATCCTCTTCACCCTCTTCTTCCAGCTGATCATGCCGCTCTTCGTCGCGGCGATCAGCGGTTATCACGGTGAAAAGCTGGCGCTCGCCACCTTCCTCACCCGGATCACCTTCCCTTACCTGATCCTGATCAGCCTGGTGTCGCTGTTCAGCGGCATCTTGAACAGCCTGTCGCGTTTCACCGCGGCGGCCTTCGCACCGGCATTGCTCAACGTAGCGATGCTCGCGGCGCTGATCCTCGACCGACGCGGCGGCGAAGGCACGGCGACCACGCTGGCGATCGCGGTCACGCTCGGCGGCGTGCTCCAGCTCGGGCTGCTGATCCTTGCCTGCGCGCGTGCCGGTATCGTACTTAAATGGCGGCGTCCCCGCGTCACGCCCGGCGTGCGCCAGTTTGTGAAGGTCGTCATCCCCGCGACGCTTGGCGCGGGCGTCTACCAGATCAGCGCGTTCATCGACACCTTCTTCCTCGCCCGCATCGGCACCGGCGCCCAGAGCTATTTCAACTACGCCGACCGCCTCAACCAGCTTCCGCTCGGCGTGATCGGCGCGGCTGTGGGCACCGCCATCCTGCCGCAGGTCAGCCGCTTCATCGGTGCTGGCGATCCCAAGGAGGCCGCGCATGTCCAGGGCCGCGCGATGGAGCTTGCGATGCTGCTGTGCATCCCTGCCGCGGTCGCGCTGGCGATCACGGCAGGACCGCTTGCCAGTGCGCTGTTCCAGGGCGGGCGCTTCACCGCCGCCGACGCCCAGCTGACCGGCATCACCCTGTCGATCATCGTCATGGGCCTGCCCGCCTATGTGCTGGTAAAGGTGCTGACCCCGGGCTTTTACGCGCGCCAGGACACAGCGACGCCGGTCAAGACTGCGATTGTCACGCTGGTCGCCAACGTCGTCCTCAATTTCGTCCTCATCCACCTCTACGGCATCGCCGGCCTCGCCGCCGCAATGGCGAGCTGCGCCTGGCTCAACTGCCTGCTGCTCTACGTCATCCTGCACCGCCGCGGCCATTTCACGATCGAAGGCTGGCTGGCGACGCGCATCTTCAAGCAACTGCTTGCCGGCGCGGCGATGGGCGCGGTGCTGTGGCTGGTCCAGACCAGCCTGCCCGGCTTCTTCACCGGCAGCGCCGGGCACCGCCTGCTCGGCGTTGCGGCGCTCGTCGGTAGCGGCATGGCGGTTTACTTCCCGATGGTCTGGCTGATCGGCGGGATGGACAAGGAAGACATTAACGCGCTGCTCCGCCGGCGCGGCAAGAAGGGCAGCGATTCAGTATGA
- the trpS gene encoding tryptophan--tRNA ligase — MRVVSGIQPTGDLHLGNLLGAILRWERMQHEAPCLFFLADLHSLSDHIDPAVRLANRREMAAALVASGIDTDKSILFAQSDVPAHAELCWILNGTARMGWLNRMTQWKDKAGKNREAASVALFDYPVLQAADILLYQATHVPVGEDQKQHIELTRDIAIKFNNDFDTELFTVPQPFIGGGTAARVMSLRDGTRKMSKSDPSDMSRINLTDSDDAIAQKIRKAKTDPEPLPDDPALLADRPEAKNLVGIMAAVTGRDEAALLADHAGQFGPFKAALADALVAMLHPLRDRLDELRKDEAAIDAILEKGAAKAADLAAPTLAGAYRAIGLKR; from the coding sequence ATGCGCGTGGTGTCGGGCATCCAGCCGACCGGCGATCTCCACCTCGGCAATTTGCTCGGCGCGATCCTGCGCTGGGAGAGGATGCAGCATGAGGCGCCCTGCCTGTTCTTCCTCGCCGACCTCCACTCGCTGAGCGATCACATCGATCCGGCCGTTCGTCTCGCCAATCGCCGCGAGATGGCCGCGGCGCTGGTCGCCAGCGGTATCGACACCGACAAGTCGATCCTGTTCGCCCAGTCCGACGTGCCCGCGCATGCCGAACTGTGCTGGATCCTCAACGGGACCGCTCGCATGGGCTGGCTCAATCGCATGACGCAGTGGAAGGACAAGGCGGGCAAGAACCGCGAAGCGGCTTCGGTCGCGCTGTTCGACTATCCGGTGCTGCAGGCGGCCGACATCCTGCTTTATCAGGCGACCCATGTCCCGGTGGGCGAGGATCAGAAGCAGCACATCGAACTCACCCGCGACATCGCGATCAAGTTCAACAATGATTTCGACACCGAGCTGTTCACCGTACCCCAACCCTTCATCGGCGGCGGGACCGCGGCGCGCGTGATGAGCCTTCGCGACGGCACCAGGAAGATGAGCAAGTCCGATCCGTCGGACATGAGCCGCATCAACCTGACCGACAGCGACGATGCGATTGCGCAGAAAATCCGCAAGGCCAAGACCGACCCCGAACCGCTGCCCGACGATCCCGCCCTGCTGGCCGACCGGCCCGAAGCGAAAAACCTCGTCGGCATCATGGCCGCGGTGACGGGGCGCGACGAAGCCGCCTTGCTCGCCGACCATGCCGGCCAGTTCGGACCGTTCAAGGCGGCGCTGGCCGATGCGCTGGTCGCCATGCTCCACCCGCTGCGCGACCGGCTCGACGAACTGCGCAAGGACGAGGCCGCAATCGACGCGATTCTCGAAAAGGGCGCTGCTAAAGCGGCCGATCTCGCCGCGCCGACTCTTGCCGGGGCCTACCGGGCAATCGGCCTTAAACGATAG
- a CDS encoding DUF4136 domain-containing protein — MRFSKIAAAIMLGVSAVGLSACATGFPTKVSRYQAMPAPQGQSFVVVPADARNMGGLEFSRYADMVAAGMQAQGYARAPSIDQATMVVQVGYGVDQGRTEYVEDPFYYSRRDPFWTGYYGRPYYSRFGYRSRLSPFYYGWDDPFWYSPFDQSIRSYTSYKSELTMNIRRKADNASLFEGRAQARSTDDNLARIVPNLVEAMFTGFPGRSGETVRITVPPAPKQAKN, encoded by the coding sequence ATGCGTTTTTCAAAGATCGCCGCTGCTATCATGCTGGGCGTTTCGGCGGTCGGGCTTAGCGCCTGCGCCACCGGCTTCCCGACCAAGGTTTCGCGTTATCAGGCGATGCCGGCGCCGCAGGGCCAGAGCTTCGTCGTCGTCCCGGCCGATGCTCGCAACATGGGCGGGCTCGAATTTTCGCGCTACGCCGACATGGTCGCGGCCGGCATGCAGGCGCAGGGCTATGCCCGCGCTCCGTCGATCGATCAGGCGACGATGGTCGTCCAGGTCGGCTACGGGGTCGACCAGGGTCGTACCGAATATGTCGAGGATCCGTTCTACTACAGCCGCCGCGACCCGTTCTGGACCGGCTATTACGGCCGTCCCTACTATTCGCGCTTCGGCTATCGCTCGCGCCTGTCGCCCTTTTACTACGGTTGGGACGACCCCTTCTGGTACTCGCCGTTCGATCAGTCGATCCGCAGCTACACCAGTTACAAGAGCGAGCTGACGATGAACATCCGTCGCAAGGCGGACAATGCGTCGCTGTTCGAAGGCCGTGCGCAGGCGCGGTCGACCGACGATAACCTTGCTCGGATCGTTCCGAACCTGGTCGAAGCGATGTTCACCGGCTTCCCGGGCCGTTCGGGCGAAACGGTGCGCATCACCGTGCCGCCGGCGCCCAAGCAGGCGAAGAACTAA
- a CDS encoding GreA/GreB family elongation factor, with the protein MSVAFRRESDDEHLEPKFELPLPHGPNLVTPRGLRLIEERNAALEAALAATDDDEVRKALLRDARYWRQRLASAEVAPRPVGDRVAIGTRVTIELNGNSRTVEIVGHDESDPETGRIAFTAPLARALMGAEVDDEVDFAGSADPVLVTAIEAVARD; encoded by the coding sequence ATGAGCGTCGCCTTCCGCCGCGAAAGTGACGACGAACATCTCGAACCCAAGTTCGAACTGCCGCTCCCGCACGGTCCCAACTTGGTCACGCCGCGCGGCCTACGCCTGATCGAAGAGCGCAATGCCGCGCTTGAAGCCGCCTTGGCTGCGACCGACGACGACGAAGTTCGAAAAGCCCTGCTACGCGACGCCCGCTACTGGCGACAGCGGCTGGCGAGTGCCGAGGTGGCACCGCGCCCGGTGGGCGACCGCGTTGCCATCGGCACGCGCGTCACGATCGAATTGAACGGCAATTCACGGACGGTCGAGATTGTCGGCCATGACGAAAGCGATCCTGAAACGGGCCGGATCGCCTTCACCGCTCCGCTCGCCCGCGCGCTGATGGGTGCGGAAGTGGACGATGAAGTGGACTTCGCCGGGTCTGCCGATCCGGTTCTGGTCACCGCCATCGAAGCGGTGGCACGCGACTAG
- the dnaA gene encoding chromosomal replication initiator protein DnaA encodes MCASDAGTHAADHAIPAPLEAAWETIRANLRRDCGVRTFDGWLKPAELGAFDGESGELDIVMPSQFMADWVQNHFGDRIALSWRTVLPIVRSVRIMAAPDGPKPSPLLILEEEPVPTAPQVRNPEAPNFDPRYSFDNFIIGKANEVAATAAKTLATADKVAFNPLFIHGGTGRGKTHLLHAIGQTFLAHNSAARVVSMSAEKFMVEFIRALRENDTFGFKAKLRSADLLLIDDVQFIAGKDSTQEEFFHTMNEIITAGRRLVITSDRAPQDLDGIAPRILSRLSWGLVADINAADYELRLNIISAKLAALPGVDMSRPVIEFLARRITNSVRELEGALNRIAAYAMMTGRAIDVAFVEEVLANVLRANQRRISIDEIQTQVAEHYRIRKAEMTSARRAREVARPRQVAMYLSKQLTPKSLPDIGRRFGGRDHTTVIHAVKQIERLRAADSELDADIRLLTRQLEG; translated from the coding sequence TTGTGTGCTTCCGATGCCGGCACTCATGCTGCGGATCACGCCATTCCGGCGCCGCTGGAAGCCGCCTGGGAAACCATCCGCGCCAATTTGCGCCGTGACTGCGGCGTTCGCACGTTCGACGGCTGGCTGAAGCCGGCGGAACTCGGCGCCTTCGACGGCGAATCGGGTGAACTCGACATCGTCATGCCCAGCCAGTTCATGGCCGACTGGGTCCAGAATCACTTCGGCGACCGCATCGCGCTGTCGTGGCGCACGGTGCTGCCGATCGTCCGTTCGGTCCGGATTATGGCCGCGCCCGACGGGCCCAAGCCGTCGCCGCTGCTGATCCTGGAAGAAGAGCCGGTCCCGACCGCGCCGCAGGTTCGCAATCCCGAAGCGCCCAATTTCGATCCGCGCTACAGCTTCGACAATTTCATCATCGGCAAAGCGAATGAAGTCGCCGCGACGGCGGCCAAGACGCTGGCGACGGCCGACAAGGTCGCGTTCAACCCGCTGTTCATCCACGGCGGCACGGGGCGCGGCAAAACCCACCTGCTGCACGCCATCGGCCAGACCTTCCTGGCGCACAATTCGGCCGCGCGCGTCGTGTCGATGTCGGCGGAAAAATTCATGGTCGAGTTCATTCGTGCCCTGCGCGAGAACGACACCTTCGGCTTCAAGGCCAAGCTGCGCAGCGCCGACCTGCTGCTGATCGACGACGTCCAGTTCATCGCCGGCAAGGATTCGACGCAGGAAGAATTCTTCCACACGATGAACGAGATCATCACCGCGGGCCGCCGCCTGGTGATTACGTCGGACCGCGCGCCGCAAGACCTCGACGGCATCGCGCCGCGCATCCTGTCGCGCCTCAGTTGGGGCTTGGTCGCCGACATCAATGCGGCGGACTATGAGCTGCGCCTCAACATCATCAGCGCCAAGCTGGCGGCGCTGCCGGGCGTCGACATGTCCCGCCCCGTGATCGAATTCCTCGCCCGCCGGATCACTAATTCGGTGCGCGAACTAGAAGGCGCGCTCAACCGCATCGCCGCCTATGCGATGATGACCGGTCGCGCCATCGACGTTGCCTTCGTCGAGGAAGTGCTGGCCAATGTGCTGCGCGCCAACCAGCGCCGCATTTCGATCGACGAGATCCAGACCCAGGTCGCCGAGCATTACCGCATCCGCAAGGCGGAAATGACATCGGCGCGCCGCGCCCGCGAAGTCGCGCGGCCAAGGCAGGTGGCGATGTACCTGTCGAAGCAGCTGACGCCCAAGTCGCTGCCCGACATCGGACGTCGTTTCGGCGGCCGGGACCACACCACCGTCATCCATGCGGTCAAGCAGATCGAACGGCTTCGTGCCGCGGATTCGGAACTGGATGCCGACATCCGCCTGTTGACGCGTCAGCTGGAAGGCTGA
- the rpsT gene encoding 30S ribosomal protein S20: MANTPQAKKRIRRNERRAEINGARVSRIRTFVKAVESAIAAGKKDEAAEALKKAQPEMARGVARGVMHKNTVARKFSRLTKAVASLG; this comes from the coding sequence ATGGCGAACACGCCGCAAGCCAAGAAGCGCATCCGCCGCAACGAACGTCGTGCGGAAATCAACGGCGCCCGCGTCAGCCGCATCCGGACCTTCGTGAAGGCCGTCGAATCGGCGATCGCCGCCGGCAAGAAGGACGAAGCCGCCGAAGCGCTGAAGAAGGCCCAGCCGGAAATGGCTCGCGGCGTTGCGCGTGGCGTGATGCACAAGAACACGGTTGCGCGGAAGTTCTCGCGCCTGACCAAGGCGGTCGCCTCGCTCGGTTAA
- the mutM gene encoding bifunctional DNA-formamidopyrimidine glycosylase/DNA-(apurinic or apyrimidinic site) lyase — MPELPEVETTVRGLAQVLEGRTLTRVEPRREDLRRSIPQDLGQRLTGAKVTGLSRRAKYGLIATDRGDTLIFHLGMSGRWRVDPSEMEKHDHLVIETDEGRVVALNDPRRFGSLDLVPTADVATWDGFSGLGPEPLGGWIDGKWLKDRLAGRSAAVKLLLLDQRVVAGLGNIYVCEALFRARIDPRKAGGRVSRPKLDALAEAIPAVLEDAIRAGGSTLRDFAAPDGELGYFSKQFDVYDREGQPCRRGCDGTVKRIVQGGRSTFFCQKCQK, encoded by the coding sequence ATGCCCGAACTTCCCGAAGTCGAAACTACCGTCCGTGGTCTGGCCCAAGTGCTGGAAGGACGCACGCTGACCCGCGTTGAGCCGCGCCGCGAAGATTTGCGGCGATCGATTCCGCAGGACCTCGGCCAGCGGCTGACCGGTGCGAAGGTGACCGGCCTGTCGCGGCGCGCCAAATATGGGCTGATCGCTACCGATCGCGGCGACACACTGATCTTTCATCTCGGCATGTCGGGGCGATGGCGCGTCGATCCGAGCGAGATGGAGAAGCACGACCATCTGGTGATCGAGACCGACGAGGGCCGGGTGGTCGCCCTGAACGACCCGCGGCGGTTCGGCTCGCTCGACCTGGTACCCACGGCCGACGTGGCAACCTGGGACGGCTTTTCGGGGCTGGGACCGGAGCCGCTGGGCGGGTGGATTGACGGCAAATGGCTCAAGGACCGGCTGGCGGGGCGGTCGGCTGCGGTGAAGCTGCTCCTGCTCGACCAGCGCGTGGTGGCCGGGCTTGGCAATATCTATGTCTGCGAAGCGCTGTTCCGGGCACGGATCGATCCGCGCAAGGCAGGAGGCAGGGTCAGCCGGCCGAAGCTCGATGCGCTGGCCGAGGCTATTCCGGCAGTGCTCGAAGACGCCATACGTGCCGGTGGCTCGACGCTTCGCGATTTTGCCGCGCCGGACGGGGAACTGGGCTATTTTTCCAAGCAGTTCGACGTCTATGATCGCGAGGGGCAGCCGTGCCGACGTGGATGCGACGGCACGGTCAAGCGGATCGTCCAGGGCGGGCGATCGACCTTCTTCTGTCAGAAGTGCCAGAAATAG
- a CDS encoding class I SAM-dependent methyltransferase — translation MDKVNFGDQLVTPEEKTRRVGGVFSSVARNYDIMNDLMSGGMHRLWKDRFVAKVKPRPGEKILDMAGGTGDIAFRMAAKGAHVTVSDINPDMLEVGMDRAKKRGIDGLIWQVENAETLTFADASFDAYTIAFGIRNVTDIPAALKEAHRVLKRGGRFYVLEFSTSEWPGFGELYDRYSEHLIPKIGKVVAKDEDSYRYLVESIRRFPRMEAFRQMIADAGFKSTSVEPILGGLVAIHGGWKI, via the coding sequence ATGGACAAGGTGAACTTCGGCGACCAGCTCGTCACGCCAGAGGAAAAGACCCGCCGCGTCGGCGGCGTCTTCAGCTCGGTGGCGCGCAACTACGATATCATGAACGACCTCATGTCGGGCGGCATGCACCGGCTGTGGAAGGACCGCTTCGTCGCCAAGGTGAAGCCGCGGCCCGGTGAGAAGATCCTCGACATGGCCGGCGGTACCGGCGACATCGCCTTCCGCATGGCCGCCAAGGGCGCGCACGTCACCGTCAGCGACATCAACCCCGACATGCTGGAAGTCGGCATGGATCGCGCAAAGAAGCGCGGGATCGACGGCCTCATCTGGCAGGTCGAAAATGCCGAGACGCTTACCTTCGCGGACGCCAGCTTCGACGCCTACACCATCGCCTTCGGCATCCGGAACGTCACCGACATTCCCGCTGCGCTGAAGGAAGCGCACCGCGTGCTGAAGCGCGGCGGCCGCTTTTACGTCCTGGAATTCTCGACCAGCGAATGGCCCGGCTTCGGCGAGCTTTACGACCGCTATTCGGAACATCTGATCCCCAAGATCGGCAAGGTCGTGGCCAAGGACGAGGACAGTTACCGCTACCTCGTCGAATCGATCCGCCGCTTCCCGCGCATGGAAGCGTTCCGGCAGATGATCGCCGACGCCGGCTTCAAATCGACCAGCGTCGAGCCCATCCTCGGCGGCCTCGTCGCCATCCATGGCGGGTGGAAGATCTGA
- the ubiB gene encoding 2-polyprenylphenol 6-hydroxylase, producing the protein MTATATHLFRLLKWGRTLARHGALQGIERDPMTPANVRRLCRIARFGLTMPANPNYAAALHDIGPAAIKLGQALATRPDLVGEAAAANLLQLQDSLPPTPFPAVRVQIEKALEAPIEALFSKFDEEPVGSASIAQVYRATTTEGREVAVKVLRPGIEEEFDKALETYEWAAAHVELLGGEAERLRPRMVIAYFKQWVRRELDFTREAASASELRDNMIAEPNFYVPEIDWSRTARRVLTLEWLDGIKLTKRDELIAAGHDLQQLASTLVRAFLRQAVVDGYFHADLHQGNLFALPDGRLAAVDFGIMGRINRQARLWLAEILYGLITGNYRRVAEIHFEAQYVPSHHNVDEFATALRAVGEPIRGLPVKQISVGRMLEGLFAITRDFDMQTQPHLLLLQKTMVMEEGVATALDPDLNMWEAAEPFLKDWLRTELGPEAYYADKIIDVVRALKKLPHLIDKIDAQYPEPGAAPPPPPLAEVEVLQPKRGLGTAVTVLLSAAVGAAATLMAVNWF; encoded by the coding sequence TTGACCGCCACCGCCACCCATCTATTCCGCCTGCTGAAGTGGGGCCGGACGCTGGCGCGCCACGGTGCGCTGCAGGGGATCGAGCGCGATCCCATGACCCCGGCCAACGTCCGCCGCCTGTGCCGCATCGCCCGCTTTGGCCTCACCATGCCGGCGAACCCCAACTATGCGGCGGCGCTACACGACATCGGCCCGGCCGCGATCAAGCTCGGCCAGGCCTTGGCGACCCGCCCCGACCTCGTCGGCGAAGCGGCAGCGGCCAACCTCCTGCAGCTGCAGGATTCGCTTCCCCCCACCCCCTTCCCCGCCGTTCGCGTCCAGATCGAAAAGGCGCTCGAAGCGCCGATCGAAGCGCTGTTCAGCAAATTCGACGAAGAACCGGTGGGCTCGGCCTCCATCGCGCAGGTCTATCGCGCCACCACCACCGAAGGCCGCGAGGTCGCGGTCAAGGTGCTGCGCCCGGGGATCGAGGAAGAATTCGACAAGGCGCTGGAAACCTATGAATGGGCCGCCGCCCATGTCGAGCTCTTGGGCGGCGAGGCCGAGCGACTGCGCCCGCGCATGGTCATCGCCTATTTCAAGCAATGGGTCCGCCGCGAACTGGACTTTACGCGCGAAGCTGCATCGGCGTCGGAATTGCGCGACAATATGATCGCCGAGCCCAATTTCTACGTGCCCGAAATCGACTGGAGCCGCACCGCGCGCCGCGTCCTGACGCTCGAATGGCTCGACGGCATCAAGCTCACTAAGCGCGACGAACTCATCGCCGCCGGCCACGACCTGCAACAGCTCGCGTCCACCCTCGTTCGCGCCTTCCTTCGCCAGGCGGTGGTCGACGGCTATTTCCACGCCGACCTTCACCAGGGCAATCTCTTCGCACTGCCCGACGGGCGGCTGGCGGCGGTCGATTTCGGCATCATGGGCCGCATCAACCGCCAGGCGCGGCTGTGGCTCGCGGAAATCCTCTACGGCCTCATCACCGGCAATTACCGCCGCGTCGCCGAAATCCATTTCGAGGCGCAATACGTCCCCTCGCACCACAACGTCGACGAATTCGCGACCGCGCTGCGCGCGGTGGGCGAGCCGATACGCGGCCTGCCGGTCAAGCAGATCAGCGTCGGCCGCATGCTCGAAGGCCTGTTCGCCATCACCCGCGATTTCGACATGCAGACCCAGCCGCACCTGCTGCTGCTGCAAAAAACGATGGTGATGGAAGAAGGCGTCGCCACCGCACTCGATCCTGACCTCAACATGTGGGAAGCGGCCGAACCGTTCCTGAAGGACTGGCTGCGCACCGAACTGGGGCCGGAAGCCTATTACGCCGACAAGATCATCGATGTCGTCCGCGCGCTCAAGAAACTGCCGCACCTCATCGACAAGATCGACGCCCAATACCCCGAACCCGGCGCCGCCCCCCCGCCGCCCCCGCTGGCGGAGGTCGAAGTGCTGCAGCCCAAGCGCGGATTGGGAACGGCGGTGACCGTGCTGCTATCCGCCGCGGTCGGCGCGGCGGCGACATTGATGGCGGTGAACTGGTTCTAG
- a CDS encoding tetratricopeptide repeat protein codes for MGRDEWYRNKGWSAATEAAFREKLSRSRSSRPQYLRIQADYITDSHPHAALALIGEYFETGDEFDVPMAFCTQARAYCCLGKIDEAIASYKRALSWEESHPGLISPARTNYPKLVAEKRLSGEYDYALDVLANRFQPLDHQFPLDRYHWNGINALIASELGHQADAREFAERALRAAAQTESPFRYHKGVGIVRNTTDEFGRRIKRLARPSLLRSLFRLISPAGS; via the coding sequence GTGGGCCGGGATGAATGGTATCGTAACAAAGGATGGAGCGCCGCTACGGAAGCCGCGTTTCGTGAAAAGCTGTCTAGGTCGCGGAGTTCACGCCCCCAGTATTTGCGCATCCAAGCCGATTACATAACCGACAGCCACCCTCACGCCGCCCTCGCACTCATTGGAGAGTATTTCGAGACTGGCGACGAGTTCGATGTTCCAATGGCGTTTTGCACTCAAGCGCGAGCATATTGTTGCCTCGGCAAAATCGACGAAGCGATTGCGTCCTATAAGCGAGCGTTGAGTTGGGAAGAGTCCCATCCTGGGCTTATCTCGCCAGCACGAACCAACTATCCCAAGTTGGTGGCTGAGAAGCGCCTGTCAGGTGAATACGATTACGCGCTCGACGTTCTTGCAAATCGCTTCCAACCATTGGACCACCAGTTTCCGCTTGATCGATACCACTGGAACGGCATCAACGCGTTGATTGCGAGCGAGCTAGGGCATCAAGCCGATGCGCGAGAGTTTGCCGAACGCGCTCTCCGGGCGGCGGCGCAAACGGAAAGCCCATTCCGCTACCATAAAGGCGTCGGAATTGTGCGTAACACCACAGACGAATTTGGACGGCGGATTAAGCGTCTCGCTCGACCTTCGTTATTGCGTTCGCTTTTTCGCCTGATCTCGCCCGCCGGCTCATGA